In the Arthrobacter sp. CDRTa11 genome, TAAGTCCCGTCCGGGCGATGGTGGTGTTGGTGGCAATAATGCCATCGAGTTTAAGGTCCAAAGCCAGCCGTGCGACGTCGTCGATGTCTTCGTTGCTTAGGTCAGGTGCGATCTTGACCAGCAGGGGAACGTGCCTGCCGGCGGCCCTGTCGGCCTCCTCCCCCACCGCAGTCAGCAGCGGGCGCAATGTCTGAACATCCTGCAGGAGACGCAGGCCGGGCGTATTGGGCGAACTGACGTTGACCACAAGGTAATCTGCCGCCGGGGCGAGGCTTCGGGCGCTCAGGAGGTAGTCACCGACGGCGTCGTCGAGTTCAACCACCTTGCTTTTACCGATGTTGACGCCGATCACCGGCCGCACATCAGGGTAACGGCGGCGCAGCGCGTCCCGGGCAGCCTTCAGCCGGGGCTCCACCGCCACCGCGCCGTCGTTATTGAAGCCCATCCGGTTGATCACAGCACGGTCCTGGATCAGCCTAAAGAGACGGGGCTTCTCGTTGCCGGGCTGCGCCTGGCCAGTAATGGTCCCCACTTCCACATGGCCAAAGCCAAGTTCGGTGAGTGCCTCGATGCCGTGTCCTTCCTTGTCGAAACCGGCTGCGAGACCGAAAGGCGAAGGAAACGTCACGCCGAAGGCGGTGGTCTGAAGTGACGGCGCAGGAGCCGTGAAACGCTGCAGGAGCCGGCTGGCACCGGTGGTATGCGCGAGCCTGATCCCCTTGAATCCGATCTTGTGGGCGCGTTCGGCGTCCATCCATGAAAATGCAAGTCTGAAGAATGTGGGATATACGCGCATGCGTCTAGTTTTCCGTCTCGCGCGGCCCAGACCAAACCGGGCCCTCTCGGCCCTGCCGGAAAGGGGCCCGCCACCTCAAGTCACCGAATTCTACTCAGGAGTAGATCGTGCGGGCTAGCATGAATCCATGACCTGGGAAGCTGACATCCTCGGAGAAGGCTTCGAGGCGTATACGTTCCGGGCGGCAGGCGACGACGGCTTGGAGCGGACTGCCACTCTGGTGCGGTACCGGCCGGGAAACGAAGATACAGTCCCTCCGGCAGGCGAACGCCGGACCGTATTGTTCCTCCACGGCTGGAGCGATTATTTCTTCAACGTGGATTTGGCCCGGTTCTGGAGCAGCCGGGGCTACGACTTCTACGCACTGGACATGCACAACCACGGCAGGAGCCTGCGCCCGGAAACGCCGGGAGGATATGTGGCGGACCTGGCCGACTACGACGCCGAGATCGGCAGGGCAATCGGCATTATTGCCGCTGACAGCAACCATGCTGACAGGCAACACACTGACAGCCAGCACCGTGAGCAATCCCGGCCGGCCCCTCTCACCCTGATGGGACATTCCACCGGCGGCCTGGTTGCGGCCCTTTGGGTGAGCAACCATCCCGGCACCATCTCCGCGCTGGTGCTGAACAGTCCATGGCTTGAGATGCACGGCAGTTCGCTGGTCCGCCGGGCGGCCTCCACCATGGTGGGCCCGGTGGCCCGCTTCCGCCCCGAGGCGGTCCTCCGCCTTCCCGAACGGGGATTCTACTGGCGGACCATCAGCAGCTCGGCAGACGGAGAATGGGCGCTGGATGACAAGTACAGGCCCCCCATGGCTTTCCCGCTGCGGGCCGGTTGGCTGCATGCCGTTCTTGCCGGTCATGCCAAGGTGGCACGTGGATTGGGCATCGACATTCCGATTCTGGTCCTGCTGTCCCGGGGCAGCGCCAACGGCCCGTTTTGGACCGAAGAAATGCGCCGGACGGATGCTGTCCTTGACGTTAATGTCATCGCGCTGCGGGCACTGACTCTTGGGCGCACGGTGACGGTGGAGCGGATCGACGGCGCCCTGCACGACGTTTTTCTTTCGCCGGCCAAGGTACGCGCGGACGCGTATGCACGCTTGTCGCGCTGGCTCCGGGGTTACGGCGAGCCGGACACGGGGGCGGAAGAAAGCGGCGGCACCCTGTCGGACGCCCCCGACGGCGGGGGCAGGAGATGACGGAAGAGTGGGATGCGGGCGAAATCCTTCCCAAGGCAGCCCGCAAAAGAGTGGCTATGGCTGAACAATCCATAAGGACGTCCGACGGCGGCCAGCTTCACCTTTTCAGCTTCGGGAAGGGACCGGGAGTGGTCATGGTCTGTGGAACCAACACGGCCGCAGCAACATACTTCAGGGCTGCGAGGAAGTTGAGTCTATCCCTCCCTGTCCATGTTTATGACCGCAGGGGCAGACCGGGCTCCAGCCCCCAGCCCGAGAATTATTCCATGGCAACCGAGATCTCGGACCTCCGGTCTGTGATGGATGCAACAGGCAGCACGGCCGTCTTCGGGCACAGCTACGGCGGGGCGGTTGTCCTCGAAGCTGCGCTTCAATTGCCGGCAAGCCGCATTGCTGTCTACGACCCCGTGCCCAATATTGGAGGCCTGGTGCCAACAGGTTTTCTTCCTGCCCTTGAAGATGCGGTGCAGCGCGGGGATGTGGCCCGGGCGGTTGCCGTCATTGGCAAGGGAATCTCCACCAACCTTCGGGAAACACCACTCCCGGATCCTGCCTTCCGGCTGTTGTTGTGGTGCATCTCCAGGGCAACCCGCAAGGGGCGTTCATGGCGGGGCACCGTAGGCAGTTCGGTCAAGGAGATTGCTTGGCTGCACGCCAACCAGCCCAGCGCCGAGCGCTACGCAGACATAACAATTCCGGTACTTGTACTCTACGGAGCACGCAGCGATACTTTCTTCCGGCTCGTTGCCGAGTCGCTCGCGGGCAGCCTTCCCTTAGGAAGATGCAGCGCAGTTCCCGGATCTGACCACGGGGCACTTGATTACGCACCAGCTGCTCTTCTCACCCAAGTGGCGGAGTTCTTCACTGGGCAACGGTAGTACTCTTGACGGCACCAGCCCCAGCCGGACTAAACGGAGCCGCCGCCTGTCGTGAGGCCAGGCCGGGCGGCATCCACGGCGCCGCCGTAGCGCCGGTCCCGCTGGGCGTAGATCTCCACGGCCTCCCAGAGGGTGCGCCGGTCCACGTCAGGCCACAGCGTGTCCATAAAGACGAACTCCGCATACGCTGACTGCCACAGGAGGAAGTTGGACAGCCTCTGCTCGCCCGAACTCCGCAGGAACAGGTCAACGTCCGGCAGGTCAGGCTCGTCGAGGTATTTCTGGATGGTCTTCTCCGTGATGGCTCCGGGCTTGAGGCGTCCCGCCGCCACTTCCTCGGCGATGGCCGATACCGCATCAGTGATTTCGGCCCGTCCGCCGTAATTAACACACATGGTCAATGTGCACGTGCTGTTGCCCACGGTATAGGCCTCAGCTTCTTCAAGTTCCCGGATCACAGATCCCCAAAGCCGGGGACGGCGGCCCGACCAGCGCACCCGGACCCCCCACTCATCGAGCTGGTTCCGCTGCCGCCGCAGCACATCCTTGTTAAATCCCATCAGGAACCGCACCTCTTCCGGTGAGCGGCGCCAGTTCTCCGTGGAGAACGCGTAAACGCTGACGTACTCGATGCCCAGTTCAATGGCGCCAGCCATGACGTCCAGGAGCGCAGGCTCCCCCGCCTTGTGTCCTTCGATCCTGGGCAGGCCGCGCTGGTTTGCCCACCGGCCGTTGCCGTCCATGACAATGGCAACGTGACGCGGAATGAATTCAGCGGGGATGGCCGGAGCGGTCGCGCCGGAAGGATGGGGATACGGCGCCACGACGGGGGCAGTCCGCTTCCGTGAAGGGTTGTTCTTTTTTCCCAGGGCCACTGTCAGGTACGCTCCACATGTTTGAGGGATTTAAGGACACGCTCAAGGTGCCACTGCAGGTAGGCGGCCACCAGCCCGGCCGCTTCCCGCCGGTGAACGGGCAACGACGCGTCCGCCGTCGGCCAGTCGCCCGTCAGGAGGGCAGCCAGCAGGACCACCGTCTCGGCGGCCGGCGCAGGCGAGCCGGGCGGCCGGCAATTGCCGCAGACCATACCGCCCAGCGGCGCCGAGAAAGCGATGTGGGGACCCAGGCTCCCGCACCGCGCACAGACCGTAAAGCTGGGCGCCCAGCCGCCGGTGGACAAAGCGCGCAGGAGATAGGAGTCCAGGATCAGCCCCGGGGCGTGTTCCTCCCGGCTCAGGGACGCCAGCGCTCCGACCAGCAGGTTGTACTGCGCCGTCCCGGCTTCGCCGTCGACGTCTGTGAGTTTTTCGGCTGTCTCCGTCATGGCCGCAGCCACCGTGTACCGTCCGTAGTCAGCGGCAATATTGCCGCCGTACGCGCCCTTGGCAACGGCCTGGGTAACAATGTCCAGGGAACGGCCGGACACCAGCTGGAGGTCGGCGACCATAAAGGGTTCCAGCCGGGCGCCAAAGCGGCTGCTGGTCCGCCGGACACCCTTCGCAACCGCCCTGACCTGGCCGTGGTGCTTGGTCAGCAGCGTGATGATGCGGTCTGCCTCGCCGAGTTTATGGGTGCGCAGCACAACAGCGTCATCCCGGTATGCACGGGCGGCAAATGATTGTTGGACCACGGTTTATCTTCGCACTGTCTTCTCGCAAAAGGGGCACTGCCAGCGTTGCGCGCCGGGAAGCCGGCGCGCAACGCTGCTCCGGCTTAGGCGCGGGAATCCCGGATGGCGCGGTTGACGGCGGAGATCACTGCTTTGAGCGATGACATGCTGGTGTTGGAGTCGATGCCGATTCCCCAGAGGACGCGCTCGCCCACGGCGCATTCCACATAGGCCGCCGCCATGGCGTTGCCGCCCTCAGACAGGGCATGTTCGCTGTAGTCCAGGACACGGACGTCCACGCCGTCTTCGTGCAGGATGTTCAGCAGTGCGGCAATGGGCCCGTTTCCGGTGCCCGTGCGGCGGACCTGAACCCCGTCAATGGTGAGGGAAGCATGCAGCGTCATGCCGCCGTCGTCGTCCGTTTCGGTGCTGACCGAGCCCAGCGAATAGCGTCCCCACTGTCCGTCGGCAGCGCCGGAAGGAAGGTATTCGTCCTGGAATGCCTGCCAGAGCTGGGTGCCGCTGACTTCGCCGCCGACGGTGTCTGTGCGCTTCTGGATAACACCGGAGAACTCGATCTGCGCGCGCCGCGGCAGGTCGAGGCTGTGCTCGTTCTTGAGCAGGTAGGCAACGCCGCCCTTGCCGGACTGGGAGTTGACCCTGATGACAGCCTCGTAGCTGCGCCCCAGGTCTTTGGGATCTACCGGCAGGTACGGGACCTGCCACGTGAAGTCAGCCACGTTGACTCCCGCCGCGGCGGCATCCCGCTCCAGGGCTTCGAAGCCCTTCTTGATGGCGTCCTGGTGCGAGCCGGAAAACGCCGTAAAGACGAGGTCTCCGCCGTAGGGGGCCCGCTCGGCCACGGGCAGCTGGTTGCAGTACTCCACCGTCCGGCGGACGTCGTCGATGTCCGAGAAGTCGATCATGGGATCGATGCCCTGCACAAACAGGTTCAGGCCGAGCGTGACCAGGTCCACGTTGCCGGTCCGCTCACCGTTGCCGAAGAGGCAGCCTTCGATCCTGTCCGCACCTGCCATGTAGCCGAGCTCGGCGGCCGCCACTCCGGTGCCGCGGTCATTGTGCGGGTGCAGCGAGAGGATGATTCCTTCGCGCGGGTGCAGATGCCGGCTCATCCATTCGATGGAATCGGCATAAACGTTCGGAGTGGCCATTTCCACGGTGGCGGGCAGGTTGATAATGACCTGGCTGTCAGCGGAGGCCTCGAAAACATTGGCGACGGCGTTGCATACGCGCACCGCATACTCCAGTTCCGTACCGGTGAAGGACTCCGGAGAGTATTCGTAGGTGATGTGCGTATCCACCAGCGTTTCCTCGTACTTCTTGCACAGCCGTGCGCCCTGGAGCGCGATGTCCAGGATGCCGTCCTCGTCCTGGTTGAACACCACGCGGCGCTGCAGGACTGAGGTGGAGTTGTACAGGTGGACGATGGCCTGCTTGGCACCGACCAAGGACTCATAGGTCCGCTCGATCAGGTGCTCACGGGCCTGCGTCAGAACCTGGATGGTGACATCGTCCGGGATGTGGTTGCCCTCGATGAGCTGGCGGACGAAGTCGAAGTCGGTCTGGGATGCCGAGGGGAAGCCGACTTCGATTTCCTTGTAGCCCATGCGCACCAGCAAATCGAACATCTTCATCTTGCGGGCAGGGCTCATGGGATCGATGAGGGCCTGGTTACCGTCCCGCAGGTCAACGGCACACCAGCGCGGGGCCTGGGTGATGACCTTGTCCGGCCAGGTCCGGTCCGGCAGTTCAACAGTGATCAGTTCCTGGAACGGGCGGTAACGGTGGGCGGGCATTCCTGAGGGCTTTTGTGCGTTTCGCATTACTTTCGGGGCCTTTTCTGTGGTTCTTCTCTGAAAGGGTGGCCGGGCAACACAAACTCCGCAGCGAGGGTGGCCTTGCGCTAGATCGCGTCTGAGGCCTCGCCGCGGCAGCTAAGGAGAAGGAGCTCTGCGCGCACCATTTGAGAGTAACACGGGTGCGTAAGATGAAAGAGCACTACCGTCCCTAACGTCCATCATGCAGACGCCGCAGCGGTGCCAGCGCCGGCCGCGGCCCTCATATAAAGGAGCTTCCGTGCCCATCTCGGGGATCGACCTGTCCAACATTGATCACACCGTCCGGCCGCAGGATGACCTGTACCAGCACGTCAACGGGGCATGGCTGAAGGCCACCGAAATTCCCGACGACCGCCCGCTGGAAGGAACCTTTACCGCCCTCCGCGACGGCGCCGAGATTGCGGTCCGGGACATCATCGAGGAAGCCGCGGGCAAGGGCGAAGAGGCCAGCGGGATAGAGCGGAAGGTAGGCGACCTTTACAACAGCTTCATGGATGAAGCCACGGTGGAGGCCAAAGGGATGGAGCCTATCCGGCACCGGCTGGCCGAGGTGTTTGCCGCCACCACGGCGGGCGAACTCGTTTCCCTCGTCGGGCGGCTGTTCCGGTCTGACGTTTCAGGCCTCTTTTACATCTACCCGGCACCCGACGCGGGCAACCCGGAGAGGATCCTGCTCTACACGGGCCAGGGAGGATTGGGCCTGCCGGACGAATCGTATTACCGGGAGGAGAAATTCGCCCCCATGGTCACGGCGTACGGCAACCACGTGCGGACCATGTTCTCCCTGGCCGGCCTGGAGGATGCTGAGGCCGCCGCGGGCCGGGTGATCGGGTTGGAGACCAAACTGGCTTCCCACCACTGGGACAACGTCACCCTCCGGGACCCGCAAAAGACCTACAACCTC is a window encoding:
- a CDS encoding isoprenyl transferase, which produces MALGKKNNPSRKRTAPVVAPYPHPSGATAPAIPAEFIPRHVAIVMDGNGRWANQRGLPRIEGHKAGEPALLDVMAGAIELGIEYVSVYAFSTENWRRSPEEVRFLMGFNKDVLRRQRNQLDEWGVRVRWSGRRPRLWGSVIRELEEAEAYTVGNSTCTLTMCVNYGGRAEITDAVSAIAEEVAAGRLKPGAITEKTIQKYLDEPDLPDVDLFLRSSGEQRLSNFLLWQSAYAEFVFMDTLWPDVDRRTLWEAVEIYAQRDRRYGGAVDAARPGLTTGGGSV
- the leuA gene encoding 2-isopropylmalate synthase → MRNAQKPSGMPAHRYRPFQELITVELPDRTWPDKVITQAPRWCAVDLRDGNQALIDPMSPARKMKMFDLLVRMGYKEIEVGFPSASQTDFDFVRQLIEGNHIPDDVTIQVLTQAREHLIERTYESLVGAKQAIVHLYNSTSVLQRRVVFNQDEDGILDIALQGARLCKKYEETLVDTHITYEYSPESFTGTELEYAVRVCNAVANVFEASADSQVIINLPATVEMATPNVYADSIEWMSRHLHPREGIILSLHPHNDRGTGVAAAELGYMAGADRIEGCLFGNGERTGNVDLVTLGLNLFVQGIDPMIDFSDIDDVRRTVEYCNQLPVAERAPYGGDLVFTAFSGSHQDAIKKGFEALERDAAAAGVNVADFTWQVPYLPVDPKDLGRSYEAVIRVNSQSGKGGVAYLLKNEHSLDLPRRAQIEFSGVIQKRTDTVGGEVSGTQLWQAFQDEYLPSGAADGQWGRYSLGSVSTETDDDGGMTLHASLTIDGVQVRRTGTGNGPIAALLNILHEDGVDVRVLDYSEHALSEGGNAMAAAYVECAVGERVLWGIGIDSNTSMSSLKAVISAVNRAIRDSRA
- a CDS encoding alpha/beta fold hydrolase translates to MVCGTNTAAATYFRAARKLSLSLPVHVYDRRGRPGSSPQPENYSMATEISDLRSVMDATGSTAVFGHSYGGAVVLEAALQLPASRIAVYDPVPNIGGLVPTGFLPALEDAVQRGDVARAVAVIGKGISTNLRETPLPDPAFRLLLWCISRATRKGRSWRGTVGSSVKEIAWLHANQPSAERYADITIPVLVLYGARSDTFFRLVAESLAGSLPLGRCSAVPGSDHGALDYAPAALLTQVAEFFTGQR
- a CDS encoding quinone-dependent dihydroorotate dehydrogenase — its product is MRVYPTFFRLAFSWMDAERAHKIGFKGIRLAHTTGASRLLQRFTAPAPSLQTTAFGVTFPSPFGLAAGFDKEGHGIEALTELGFGHVEVGTITGQAQPGNEKPRLFRLIQDRAVINRMGFNNDGAVAVEPRLKAARDALRRRYPDVRPVIGVNIGKSKVVELDDAVGDYLLSARSLAPAADYLVVNVSSPNTPGLRLLQDVQTLRPLLTAVGEEADRAAGRHVPLLVKIAPDLSNEDIDDVARLALDLKLDGIIATNTTIARTGLKSPAEAVEKCGPGGLSGAPLKQRSLEVLRRLKDATGDSITLVAVGGVETARDVQERLDAGATLVQGYTAFLYEGPFWAARINRQLAKSRRSDKVRNKSS
- the recO gene encoding DNA repair protein RecO, whose protein sequence is MVQQSFAARAYRDDAVVLRTHKLGEADRIITLLTKHHGQVRAVAKGVRRTSSRFGARLEPFMVADLQLVSGRSLDIVTQAVAKGAYGGNIAADYGRYTVAAAMTETAEKLTDVDGEAGTAQYNLLVGALASLSREEHAPGLILDSYLLRALSTGGWAPSFTVCARCGSLGPHIAFSAPLGGMVCGNCRPPGSPAPAAETVVLLAALLTGDWPTADASLPVHRREAAGLVAAYLQWHLERVLKSLKHVERT
- a CDS encoding alpha/beta hydrolase, yielding MTWEADILGEGFEAYTFRAAGDDGLERTATLVRYRPGNEDTVPPAGERRTVLFLHGWSDYFFNVDLARFWSSRGYDFYALDMHNHGRSLRPETPGGYVADLADYDAEIGRAIGIIAADSNHADRQHTDSQHREQSRPAPLTLMGHSTGGLVAALWVSNHPGTISALVLNSPWLEMHGSSLVRRAASTMVGPVARFRPEAVLRLPERGFYWRTISSSADGEWALDDKYRPPMAFPLRAGWLHAVLAGHAKVARGLGIDIPILVLLSRGSANGPFWTEEMRRTDAVLDVNVIALRALTLGRTVTVERIDGALHDVFLSPAKVRADAYARLSRWLRGYGEPDTGAEESGGTLSDAPDGGGRR